Proteins encoded in a region of the Scatophagus argus isolate fScaArg1 chromosome 1, fScaArg1.pri, whole genome shotgun sequence genome:
- the large2 gene encoding LARGE xylosyl- and glucuronyltransferase 2: MNLLCRGRLKLLVASLTAVVLLTWLYLLAGNLENGRSLLLAPCLADTPAARVLERAVLESRVREVEEENRQIRLQLSQSQGTAAQMPDGNYGNQQWGASADTGPEDGDNTAEEKNNHTECPRAPTVQKCELIHVACVCAGHNASRDVVTLVKSVLFHRRNPLHFHFITDTVANRILSSLFQSWMVPSVQVSFYDADELKSEVSWIPNKHYSGIYGLMKLTLTKALPSDLSKVIVLDTDITFATDIAELWGIFRKFTDKQVIGLVENQSDWYLGNLWKNHKPWPALGRGFNTGVILLYLERLRRIGWEQMWRLTAERELMSMLSTSLADQDIFNAFIKQNPVLVHQLPCFWNVQLSDHTRSEQCYTEVSDLKVIHWNSPKKLRVKNKHVEFFRNLYLTFLEYDGNLLRRELFGCPSQASPESAQLQAALEELDEDDQCYDFRRERLTVHRVHLYFLQYEYTPTEDDTDVTLVAQLSMDRLQMLEAICKHWEGPISLALYMSDAEAQQFLRYAQASEVLKNRKNVGYHIVYKEGQFYPVNLVRNVALKNANTPYVFLTDVDFLPMYGLYDYLRKSVVQLDMDHTKKALVVPAFETLRYRLSFPKSKAELLSMLDMGTLYTFRYHVWPKGHAPTNYAKWRTATTPYKVEWEPDFEPYVVVRRDCPEYDQRFVGFGWNKVSHIMELDAQEYDLMVLPNAFMIHMPHAPSFDISKFRSSSSYRNCLNTLKDEFHQDLSRKYGSAALKYLTAQRNI; this comes from the exons ATGAACCTGCTGTGCCGCGGGCGCCTGAAGCTGCTGGTGGCGTCTCTCACGGCCGTCGTCCTGCTCACCTGGCTCTACCTGCTGGCCGGAAACCTGGAGA ATGGTCGCTCCCTCCTCCTGGCTCCCTGCCTGGCCGACACACCGGCGGCCCGAGTCCTAGAGCGAGCCGTGCTCGAGTCGCGGGTTcgagaggtggaggaggagaaccgGCAGATCCGGTTGCAGCTCAGCCAATCGCAAGGCACCGCCGCCCAGATGCCTGATGGTAACTATGGCAACCAGCAGTGGGGCGCCTCTGCGGACACGGGACCGGAGGATGGGGACAACACGGCGGAGGAGAAGAACAACCACACCGAGTGTCCCCGAGCGCCCACCGTTCAGAAGTGTGAG CTCATCCACGTAGCCTGCGTTTGCGCCGGACACAACGCCAGCAGAGACGTGGTCACGCTGGTCAAGTCCGTCCTCTTTCACCG GAGAAACCctcttcactttcacttcatcACAGACACAGTAGCCAATCGCATCCTGAGTTCTCTCTTTCAGTCCTGGATGGTCCCGTCTGTGCAAGTCAGCTTCTATGACGCAGACGAACTCAAG TCCGAGGTGTCGTGGATACCCAACAAACATTACTCAGGTATTTACGGCTTGATGAAGCTGACGCTAACCAAAGCTCTGCCCTCAGACCTGTCCAAGGTCATCGTCCTGGACACGGACATCACCTTCGCTACCGACATCGCTGAGCTCTGGGGCATTTTCAGGAAGTTCACTG ATAAACAGGTCATAGGCCTGGTGGAGAACCAGAGTGACTGGTACCTGGGGAACCTGTGGAAGAACCACAAACCCTGGCCTGCGCTGGGACGAGGTTTCAACACAG GCGTCATCCTTCTCTACCTGGAGCGACTACGACGAATCGGTTGGGAGCAAATGTGGCGGCTGACGGCGGAGAGGGAGCTCATGAGCATGCTCAGTACATCTCTGGCTGATCAG GACATTTTCAATGCCTTCATAAAACAGAACCCGGTCCTGGTGCACCAGCTGCCCTGCTTCTGGAACGTTCAGCTGTCCGATCACACCCGCTCTGAGCAGTGCTACACCGAGGTGTCCGACCtcaag GTGATCCACTGGAACTCACCGAAGAAGCTCCGTGTGAAGAACAAACACGTGGAGTTCTTCAGGAACCTCTACCTGACCTTCTTGGAGTACGATGGGAACCTGCTGAGGCGAGAACTGTTCGGCTGCCCGAGTCAGGCCAGTCCGGAGAGCGCCCAG CTGCAGGCagctctggaggagctggacGAGGACGATCAGTGCTATGACTTCCGTCGGGAGCGACTCACGGTTCACCGAGTCCACCTCTACTTCCTGCAGTACGAGTACACGCCCACTGAGGACGACACCGATGTCACATTGGTGGCCCAGCTGTCCATGGACAG GCTGCAGATGCTGGAGGCCATCTGTAAGCACTGGGAAGGTCCCATCAGCCTGGCGCTCTACATGTCTGATGCTGAGGCTCAGCAGTTCCTACGCTACGCTCAGGCCTCTGAGGTCCTCAAGAATCGCAAGAATGTTGGCTATCACATTGTCTACAAGGAGGGACAGTTTTACCCCGTCAACCTGGTGAGGAACGTGGCCCTGAAGAATGCCAACACCCCCTACGTGTTCCTGACTGACGTGGACTTCCTACCAATGTACGGTCTCTACGATTACCTCAG AAAATCTGTGGTGCAGCTGGACATGGATCACACTAAGAAGGCTCTGGTGGTTCCAGCCTTCGAGACGCTTCGTTACCGACTTTCCTTCCCCAAATCCAAAGCTGAGCTGCTCTCCATGCTGGACATGGGGACTCTCTACACCTTCAG GTATCATGTGTGGCCCAAAGGTCACGCGCCGACCAACTATGCCAAATGGCGAACAGCCACCACACCTTATAAGGTAGAGTGGGAGCCGGACTTTGAGCCATATGTTGTGGTGAGACGAGACTGTCCAGAGTACGACCAGCGCTTCGTGGGCTTTGGATGGAACAAGGTGTCCCACATCATGGAGCTGGATGCACAG gAGTACGACCTGATGGTCCTCCCCAATGCCTTCATGATCCACATGCCCCACGCCCCCAGCTTTGACATCTCCAAGTTCCGCTCCAGCTCCAGTTACCGCAACTGTCTGAACACCCTGAAGGACGAGTTCCACCAGGACCTGTCCAGGAAGTACGGCTCAGCTGCTCTCAAGTACCTCACGGCCCAGAGGAACATCTAA